In one window of Caballeronia sp. TF1N1 DNA:
- a CDS encoding glutathione S-transferase produces MAYELYYWDGLQGRGEYVRLALEDAGAEYIDVARSKKGMDAMMKLLGSKTEPHIPFAPPFLKDGDLIVPHVANILLYLGPKLKLAPKDEGLRYVAHGLQLTIADIVAEVHDTHHPLATDLYYEDQKEAAKTRSKNFLDQRMPKFMGYFERVLKRNPHGDTQMVGDTTTYVDLSVFQLVDGLHYAFPRAMKTFGKHYPRVAALHDAVLQRPNIAAYVDSERRIPFNESGIFRHYPELDQDAK; encoded by the coding sequence ATGGCTTACGAACTCTATTACTGGGACGGATTGCAAGGCCGGGGCGAATATGTGCGCCTCGCGCTCGAAGACGCGGGCGCCGAATACATCGATGTCGCGCGTTCGAAGAAAGGCATGGACGCGATGATGAAGCTCCTCGGCAGCAAGACCGAGCCGCACATACCGTTCGCGCCGCCGTTTCTGAAGGACGGCGATCTGATCGTGCCGCATGTCGCGAATATCCTGCTGTATCTCGGCCCGAAGCTGAAGCTCGCGCCGAAGGACGAAGGCTTGCGCTACGTTGCGCATGGCTTGCAGTTGACCATCGCGGATATCGTCGCGGAAGTGCATGACACGCATCATCCGCTCGCGACCGATCTCTATTACGAAGACCAGAAAGAAGCCGCGAAAACGCGCTCGAAAAATTTCCTCGACCAGCGCATGCCCAAATTCATGGGTTATTTCGAGCGCGTGCTGAAGCGGAATCCGCACGGCGACACGCAAATGGTCGGCGACACGACGACCTACGTCGATCTCTCCGTCTTTCAGCTCGTCGATGGCCTGCACTACGCCTTCCCGCGCGCGATGAAGACCTTCGGCAAGCACTATCCGCGTGTCGCGGCGCTGCATGACGCCGTGCTGCAACGGCCCAATATCGCCGCTTATGTCGATTCGGAACGGCGCATCCCGTTCAACGAATCCGGCATTTTCAGGCACTATCCCGAACTCGATCAGGACGCGAAGTAA